Proteins from a genomic interval of Thermoplasmatales archaeon:
- a CDS encoding MFS transporter, translating to MLTEEHPSSTDNFGRKERIKALTFTSLGHFSNDLNLLLFSILIVYYSKDYGISLALLGGVAIVYNVLSGLLSAPIGSYADRTGGYRFLVAAGIAIIGASVVLFAFSFHFSHYVLPLMLVSAIVLGTGQAFYHPLGASVLRITYEAKTSSALGINGSFGSVGRSVLPVLLVPMIVLYGEFHTLLYLAGYLFIASLIIFFGLNFISPIKDTIERKFSKPSEDASDKGIERYEKAIFVLVLIVFVRAMFLTGTTTYISQYLVDRVHSDAVMSYIVTISFITAVVGQPVFGRITEIKGGKFSIIVTTIFSTIFFILFMLSGSNVIFDTLTYASFVFMAFTGFPVLLGYVGQIVPRSVVTKSSGLVWGLGNTVGGGVGLAVMSLLLFVRITLLDTMWLMLVFGVVSCILLPLLPRRIKS from the coding sequence ATGTTAACAGAAGAGCATCCTTCCTCTACGGATAATTTTGGTAGAAAGGAAAGGATAAAGGCATTGACTTTTACTTCGTTGGGGCATTTTTCCAATGACCTTAATCTTCTCCTTTTTTCGATTCTCATCGTATACTATTCCAAGGATTACGGCATAAGTCTGGCCCTTCTAGGCGGCGTAGCGATAGTATACAATGTGCTCTCCGGTCTCTTGAGTGCACCCATAGGGAGCTACGCAGACAGAACAGGAGGATACAGGTTCCTGGTTGCTGCTGGGATAGCGATAATAGGTGCGTCCGTGGTTCTGTTTGCATTCTCGTTTCACTTTTCCCATTATGTTTTGCCGCTGATGCTTGTTTCTGCAATTGTTCTTGGGACAGGGCAGGCATTCTATCATCCCCTGGGAGCTTCGGTCTTAAGAATAACTTATGAAGCTAAGACATCGTCCGCATTGGGAATAAATGGATCTTTTGGTAGTGTGGGTCGTTCTGTGCTTCCAGTACTGCTCGTTCCAATGATTGTTCTGTATGGTGAGTTCCATACTCTCCTTTATCTTGCTGGTTATCTCTTTATCGCCTCTTTGATTATATTTTTCGGGCTGAACTTTATCAGTCCCATCAAGGATACCATAGAAAGAAAATTCAGTAAGCCTTCAGAAGATGCTTCGGATAAGGGAATTGAGCGCTATGAAAAGGCTATCTTCGTTCTCGTTTTGATAGTTTTCGTGAGGGCTATGTTTCTCACTGGAACTACAACCTATATTTCCCAATATTTGGTCGATCGGGTGCATTCTGACGCAGTTATGAGCTATATTGTAACAATAAGTTTCATTACCGCTGTAGTAGGGCAGCCAGTTTTCGGGCGCATAACTGAGATCAAAGGTGGGAAGTTTAGTATCATCGTTACTACAATCTTTTCCACGATCTTCTTTATCTTGTTTATGCTCTCAGGTTCCAATGTCATATTTGACACACTGACATACGCTTCATTCGTGTTCATGGCGTTCACGGGATTCCCTGTCCTGCTTGGTTATGTTGGCCAGATAGTTCCGAGAAGTGTGGTTACGAAATCGAGTGGCCTTGTCTGGGGATTAGGCAATACGGTTGGCGGTGGTGTCGGCCTCGCGGTAATGTCCCTGTTGTTATTCGTCAGGATCACTCTTCTTGACACCATGTGGTTAATGCTGGTGTTTGGTGTAGTTTCGTGCATACTCCTTCCCTTATTACCCAGAAGAATTAAGAGTTGA
- a CDS encoding MoaD/ThiS family protein, whose translation MFTVKYYANLRDVTGLKEDKIDLTDTTVHNLIDFLVSKYGQAFSNLMFDGDSLRNNIIILVNGINIIFKNGINEKIKEGDSVDIFPPVAGG comes from the coding sequence ATGTTCACGGTTAAGTACTATGCAAATCTAAGGGACGTTACTGGTCTTAAGGAAGACAAGATAGATCTAACAGATACGACAGTCCACAATCTTATAGATTTCCTGGTTTCTAAATATGGACAGGCATTCTCGAACCTGATGTTTGATGGAGATTCACTTAGAAACAATATCATCATCCTGGTAAACGGGATTAACATAATCTTTAAAAATGGGATCAATGAAAAAATTAAGGAAGGGGACTCAGTAGACATATTTCCACCGGTAGCCGGTGGATGA
- a CDS encoding aldehyde ferredoxin oxidoreductase family protein, which produces MAYGGYTGKFLRVDLSKMEVKVEDTNMKWARDYIGGQGLATRYFVDEVDPQVDPLSPDNVLIMAPGPLTGTSAPTAARYMVVTKSPLTGTITRSNSGGFFGAKLKHSGFDMIIFKGKAPHPVYLYAHDGKAELRDASHVWGKDVFETDDTLKQETGVNVSVAAIGPAGENLVKFAAIVNDKHRAAARNGVGAVMGSKNLKAVVSSTGKMPLIGHAGKYRDTLTAMLKKIKSNPVTSKGLPAYGTEVLVNIVNQSGIYGNDNYLDSGEDPLADLVSGETLAATYLIRNTPCFACPISCGRVSKYNERESEGPEYESTWALGPNLGVHDLYPVIAANDNADRLGYDTITAGNTLSAAMELYENKKIPDKDVGPTKPKFGNTSFILEASTKLAYRKDFGNELAEGSYRLAEKYGDPDASVSVKKQEIAAYDPRGAYGIGLEYATSNIGGSHMRAYTISNEILGVQPISNPVVKEGKAALVKYVQDFTEVMDSSGLCQFPSFALDLDDYLALLNDVTGFDYTKEEAMTAAERIWNLERLFNLKAGIKPEEDKLPDRFTKKALEKGPQKGQTVPMDYLLPDYYSVRGWDKKGYPTKETLERLDLSYYSL; this is translated from the coding sequence ATGGCTTATGGTGGATATACTGGAAAATTTCTTAGAGTAGATTTATCAAAGATGGAAGTAAAGGTCGAAGACACGAACATGAAATGGGCAAGAGATTATATTGGTGGTCAGGGCCTTGCAACGCGATACTTTGTGGATGAGGTTGATCCGCAGGTGGACCCCCTCTCTCCGGATAATGTGCTCATAATGGCTCCTGGTCCACTTACGGGCACGAGTGCGCCAACTGCGGCAAGATATATGGTTGTTACAAAAAGTCCTCTTACTGGAACAATAACAAGGAGCAATTCTGGTGGCTTCTTTGGGGCAAAATTGAAGCATTCCGGCTTCGACATGATCATTTTCAAGGGAAAAGCTCCCCATCCTGTGTATCTTTACGCTCATGACGGAAAAGCTGAGCTTAGAGACGCATCCCATGTATGGGGGAAGGATGTGTTCGAGACTGATGATACGCTGAAGCAGGAAACGGGAGTTAATGTTTCTGTTGCTGCAATTGGTCCAGCTGGCGAGAACCTTGTAAAATTTGCAGCCATTGTTAACGATAAGCATCGCGCTGCGGCGAGGAATGGTGTGGGTGCAGTCATGGGTTCCAAGAACCTAAAAGCTGTTGTTTCCTCTACTGGAAAGATGCCACTTATAGGCCACGCTGGGAAGTACAGAGACACTTTGACTGCTATGCTGAAGAAAATCAAATCGAATCCAGTAACGAGCAAAGGCCTACCTGCCTATGGCACTGAGGTATTGGTTAACATAGTCAATCAGTCCGGTATATACGGAAATGACAACTACCTCGATTCAGGTGAAGACCCGTTGGCTGATCTTGTTAGCGGTGAAACTCTCGCAGCTACTTACCTTATCCGAAACACGCCATGTTTTGCATGCCCAATTTCCTGCGGTAGGGTATCAAAGTACAATGAAAGGGAAAGTGAGGGTCCTGAATATGAATCAACGTGGGCGTTGGGACCGAATCTTGGAGTGCATGACCTTTATCCCGTTATTGCAGCAAACGATAATGCTGACAGATTAGGATATGATACCATAACAGCCGGGAACACTCTTTCTGCAGCTATGGAACTGTATGAAAACAAGAAGATACCGGACAAGGACGTTGGCCCAACCAAGCCAAAGTTCGGAAACACTTCATTCATTCTCGAAGCTTCGACAAAACTCGCCTACAGGAAAGATTTCGGTAACGAACTTGCGGAAGGATCCTATAGACTGGCGGAAAAATATGGCGATCCTGATGCATCTGTAAGTGTCAAGAAGCAAGAGATAGCGGCGTATGATCCGAGAGGCGCCTACGGTATTGGCCTAGAATATGCAACCAGTAACATAGGTGGCTCCCACATGAGAGCATACACTATCTCTAACGAGATTCTTGGGGTCCAGCCCATTTCCAACCCTGTTGTTAAGGAGGGCAAGGCCGCACTTGTAAAATATGTTCAGGATTTCACCGAGGTCATGGATTCTTCCGGACTTTGCCAGTTCCCATCATTCGCACTTGACCTAGACGATTATCTCGCTCTACTGAATGATGTCACGGGCTTCGACTATACTAAGGAAGAGGCCATGACAGCGGCTGAAAGGATCTGGAACCTTGAGCGTCTTTTCAATCTCAAGGCAGGTATCAAGCCTGAAGAAGACAAGCTGCCTGATAGGTTCACAAAAAAGGCATTGGAAAAGGGACCGCAGAAGGGGCAGACAGTGCCCATGGACTATCTCCTACCAGATTATTATTCTGTAAGAGGATGGGATAAGAAAGGATATCCGACAAAAGAGACTCTTGAGAGGCTCGATCTTTCTTACTATTCCCTCTGA
- a CDS encoding ABC transporter ATP-binding protein: MSIENLTFSFPGFDIDIPHLELPSGKNFIMGPNGSGKTTLLKVINGLYRQHTGNIELNGKIINDVPTWKRQISYVPQNLLLFPHLSVRKNLLFSVDHGNGKMEIFDEIVEDLQLKDLLDRKTDEISGGQSQRVALARSIISSPSLVLLDEPLSMQDISTRLYMLSKLDDLMGKYSFSVIYVTHNQSDLDFGFDSVTFIHAGRVVESVKSLEDIKNVVSKTMFNDGNVVQIGQEYYTLDERSIYFSDKPGLTYRFWKGLSYNVYALNIDGKEYFLKLSLMPSGKYMNFDLESATRLSI; encoded by the coding sequence TTGTCTATTGAAAATCTTACATTTAGCTTTCCGGGCTTTGATATCGATATACCTCATCTAGAGCTTCCTTCCGGAAAGAACTTTATCATGGGCCCAAACGGTTCGGGAAAAACAACTCTGCTGAAAGTTATAAATGGATTATACAGGCAACACACCGGTAACATTGAGCTCAACGGGAAGATCATAAATGACGTACCCACATGGAAACGGCAGATCTCCTACGTTCCACAAAATCTTCTGCTCTTTCCGCATTTAAGCGTTAGAAAGAACCTGTTGTTTTCTGTTGATCACGGAAACGGAAAGATGGAAATATTCGATGAGATCGTTGAGGACTTGCAATTGAAGGATCTTCTCGATAGAAAGACAGATGAAATTTCAGGTGGGCAGTCGCAGCGGGTAGCTCTTGCGAGATCAATAATAAGTTCGCCCAGCCTCGTCCTCCTTGACGAACCACTTTCTATGCAGGACATCTCCACTCGCTTGTACATGCTTTCCAAACTTGATGATCTAATGGGGAAGTATTCATTTTCGGTCATATATGTAACACATAACCAGTCAGACCTCGATTTTGGTTTTGATAGCGTCACCTTTATTCACGCTGGAAGAGTTGTTGAAAGTGTGAAGTCCCTTGAGGACATAAAGAACGTAGTCAGTAAGACCATGTTTAACGATGGCAATGTTGTGCAAATTGGCCAGGAATATTACACGTTAGATGAGAGATCCATTTATTTTTCCGATAAACCGGGACTTACCTATCGCTTCTGGAAGGGGCTCTCGTACAATGTCTATGCGCTGAACATCGATGGAAAAGAATATTTCCTGAAGCTGTCTCTTATGCCTAGTGGGAAGTACATGAACTTTGATTTGGAATCCGCTACGAGACTTTCAATCTGA
- a CDS encoding ABC transporter permease, which produces MKSKLVWLFFPVVVIYLLFLFLPVLRILTFNSFSYLIADSKSGILTSVYYTYLIALGVALIAVLFSLPYSYVMTRKTGIGYKVADSLVEIPIMIPSTVVGVMMLITFAPQMPVGKIIARIIPGYSFTDSLFAIIVTLLFVSSAYSIRVIGVSYRQDILRYEEEAMTLGISETRSFFLLSVPLLLKPMIRALILSWARAISAVGSLLIVAYYLFPGFIKMAGVFIYSQYISVGLPPAAASSAILIITGVVAMAILRLAGGKNAIVY; this is translated from the coding sequence AAGAGTAAGCTTGTTTGGCTGTTTTTTCCAGTGGTTGTAATATACCTCCTGTTTCTCTTTCTTCCGGTACTACGTATTCTCACGTTTAATTCCTTCAGTTACTTGATAGCAGACTCAAAAAGTGGCATCCTTACTAGTGTATATTACACATATCTAATTGCCCTGGGAGTTGCACTGATTGCGGTATTATTTTCACTTCCCTATTCCTATGTTATGACCCGTAAAACTGGGATTGGATATAAAGTGGCTGATAGCCTCGTTGAAATTCCTATCATGATTCCAAGCACCGTAGTTGGTGTAATGATGCTGATCACGTTCGCTCCGCAGATGCCTGTTGGAAAAATTATTGCACGCATCATACCAGGATACAGCTTTACCGATTCACTTTTTGCAATTATAGTAACCCTCCTTTTTGTATCATCAGCTTACTCGATTCGTGTTATAGGGGTAAGCTACAGGCAGGATATCCTGCGATACGAGGAAGAAGCCATGACGCTCGGGATCAGCGAGACGCGCAGTTTCTTCCTTCTCTCCGTTCCGCTTCTGTTGAAGCCCATGATCAGAGCCCTGATACTTTCATGGGCTAGGGCTATTTCTGCCGTTGGTTCCCTCCTCATAGTCGCCTATTACCTATTCCCGGGATTTATCAAAATGGCGGGGGTTTTCATTTACAGCCAGTACATAAGCGTGGGTCTCCCTCCCGCAGCGGCATCTTCAGCCATACTCATAATTACTGGAGTTGTAGCTATGGCTATACTCAGGTTAGCAGGTGGAAAGAATGCTATTGTCTATTGA